A region from the Benincasa hispida cultivar B227 chromosome 12, ASM972705v1, whole genome shotgun sequence genome encodes:
- the LOC120067538 gene encoding uncharacterized protein LOC120067538: MSNGNTTSSTTPITNDTNDLKIIREFRKFNPLTFDGSSVDLTIVENWITEIETIFRHMNIPEEQKVNCDTFMLRGDAKFWWESTQRKIKGSISWQQFSQAFYNKYFPLTVIYQKEVEFLNLRKETMSVIEYERKFDRLSHFVPRLVDIEEKTVERFIWGLREGIRDIVTAF, translated from the coding sequence ATGAGTAATGGAAATACAACCTCATCCACCACACCAATAACCAACGATACAAATGACTTGAAGATCATTCGAGAATTCAGGAAGTTCAATCCTTTAACATTTGATGGGTCATCTGTGGATCTAACTATAGTAGAGAATTGGATAACAGAAATAGAAACCATTTTCCGCCACATGAACATCCCAGAAGAACAGAAAGTAAATTGTGACACCTTCATGTTAAGAGGTGATGCAAAGTTCTGGTGGGAATCCACacaaagaaaaatcaaaggTTCAATCTCATGGCAGCAATTCAGTCAGGCTTTTTACAACAAGTATTTCCCTTTGACAGTGATATATCAAAAGGAAgtggaatttcttaatcttcgtAAAGAGACCATGTCGGTGATAGAGTATGAACGGAAATTTGATCGCTTGTCTCACTTTGTTCCTCGTCTAGTGGACATAGAAGAGAAGACGGTGGAAAGGTTTATTTGGGGATTAAGAGAAGGCATTCGAGACATTGTTACTGCTTTCTGA